In Canis lupus dingo isolate Sandy chromosome 12, ASM325472v2, whole genome shotgun sequence, the following proteins share a genomic window:
- the LOC112641493 gene encoding proteasome subunit alpha type-1-like, with protein MFRNQYDNDVTVWSPQGRIHQTEYAMEAVKQDSATLGLKSKTHAVLVALKRAQSELAAQQKKILHVANHIGISIAGLTADARLLCNFMRQECLDSRFVFDRPLPVSRLVSLIGSKTQIPTQRYGRRPYGVGLFIAGYDDMGPHIFQTCPSANYFDCRAMSIGARFQSAPTYLERHMSGFMECNLNELVKHGLRALRETLPAEQDLTTKNVSIGIVGKDLEFTIYDDDDVSPFLEGLEERPQRKAQPAHPADEPAEKADEPMEH; from the coding sequence ATGTTTCGCAACCAGTATGACAATGACGTCACTGTTTGGAGCCCTCAGGGCAGGATTCATCAAACTGAATATGCAATGGAAGCTGTCAAACAAGATTCAGCCACACTTGGTCTGAAATCAAAAACCCATGCAGTGTTGGTTGCATTGAAGAGAGCACAGTCAGAGCTTGCAGCTCAACAGAAGAAAATTCTTCATGTTGCTAACCATATTGGTATCTCAATTGCGGGACTTACTGCTGATGCTAGACTGTTATGTAATTTTATGCGCCAGGAGTGTTTGGATTCCAGATTTGTATTTGACAGACCACTTCCTGTGTCTCGTCTTGTATCTCTAATTGGAAGCAAGACCCAGATACCAACACAACGGTATGGCCGCAGACCATATGGTGTTGGACTGTTTATTGCTGGTTATGATGATATGGGCCCTCACATTTTCCAAACCTGTCCATCTGCCAACTATTTTGACTGTAGAGCCATGTCCATTGGAGCCCGTTTTCAATCAGCTCCTACTTACTTGGAGAGACATATGTCTGGGTTTATGGAATGCAATTTGAATGAACTGGTTAAACATGGTCTGCGTGCCTTACGAGAGACACTTCCTGCAGAACAGGACCTAACTACAAAGAATGTTTCCATTGGAATTGTTGGTAAAGACTTGGAGTTTACaatttatgatgatgatgatgtatctCCGTTCCTGGAAGGTCTTGAAGAAAGaccacagagaaaggcacagcCTGCTCACCCTGCTGATGAACCTGCAGAAAAGGCTGATGAACCAATGGAGCATTAA